The following proteins are encoded in a genomic region of Corylus avellana chromosome ca4, CavTom2PMs-1.0:
- the LOC132179082 gene encoding vacuolar iron transporter 1-like, producing the protein MAQNGHTDLEKQLLLLQDHEEKHFMSSEIVRDIIIGVSDGLTVPFALAAGLSGAEVPSSIILIAGIAEVAAGAISMGLGGYLAAQSEADHYLRELKREEEEIVAVPDIEAAECAEILAQYGVEPHEYEPVINALRRNPQAWLDFMMKFELGLEKPDPMRALQSALTIAISYIIGGSVPLMPYVIIPVATKALFASVVVTLLALVIFGLAKGYFTGNQPFKSAFQTALIGAIASAAAYSIAKVFQA; encoded by the exons ATGGCACAAAATGGGCACACAGACCTTGAGAAGCAGCTGCTGCTTCTCCAAGACCACGAGGAGAAGCACTTCATGTCCAGCGAGATTGTCCGGGACATCATCATCGGTGTCTCAGATGGCCTCACTGTTCCTTTTGCTCTCGCCGCCGGTTTGTCCGGCGCCGAAGTCCCGTCTTCCATTATTCTCATTGCTGGAATTGCTGAAGTTGCTGCCGGAGCCATCTCTATGGGGCTTggcgg GTATCTTGCGGCACAGAGTGAAGCTGATCACTACTTGAGGGAactaaagagagaagaagaggagatcgTTGCTGTTCCTGATATAG AAGCCGCTGAGTGTGCAGAAATATTAGCACAGTACGGGGTGGAGCCACATGAATATGAACCTGTAATTAATGCTTTAAGGAGGAACCCTCAAGCGTGGCTTGATTTTATGATGAA GTTTGAGCTGGGGCTGGAGAAACCAGATCCAATGAGAGCACTGCAAAGTGCCCTGACAATTGCCATTTCATACATAATCGGAGGGTCGGTGCCCCTGATGCCATACGTGATAATCCCAGTTGCCACAAAGGCTCTTTTTGCATCTGTTGTTGTAACTTTACTGGCGTTGGTGATTTTTGGATTGGCAAAGGGTTACTTCACCGGCAATCAACCCTTCAAGAGTGCCTTCCAAACTGCCCTCATTGGAGCAATTGCATCCGCAGCTGCTTATTCCATTGCCAAGGTTTTCCAAGCATAG